In Gemmatimonadota bacterium, one DNA window encodes the following:
- a CDS encoding carbohydrate ABC transporter permease: MRNPVRTTITYVLLILLTILVLTPLFWVVSASFKPSGEIFSYPPTFLPQDPTLENFTRLFQEMPIIQYVVNSTFLATSYTLLLLAIATMGGFAFAKYSFRGRGVLFAIVLASMMIPFHLVLVPLFTLLYKFGWLDTYQGVILPYLASSGFGVFLMRQFILGVPSDLLDAARIDGTSEFGIYWRVIIPAVKPAMGALSIFGFLGAWNEFLWPMIVLRDAAKYTLPLGLASLVGVYRQEYGMLMAGTLLSILPIMALFLAMQREFVQGITLGAVKE, translated from the coding sequence ATGAGAAACCCTGTTCGCACCACCATCACCTATGTGCTCCTGATCCTGCTGACCATCCTGGTCCTGACGCCGCTGTTCTGGGTAGTATCGGCTTCCTTCAAGCCGTCGGGCGAGATCTTCTCCTACCCGCCCACCTTTCTGCCCCAGGATCCCACGCTCGAGAATTTCACCCGGCTGTTCCAGGAAATGCCGATCATCCAGTACGTCGTAAACAGCACCTTCCTGGCCACTTCGTACACGCTGCTGCTCCTCGCCATCGCCACCATGGGCGGATTCGCCTTCGCCAAGTACTCGTTCCGGGGCCGCGGCGTCCTGTTCGCCATCGTCCTCGCCTCCATGATGATCCCCTTTCACCTGGTGCTGGTGCCCCTGTTCACCCTGTTGTACAAATTCGGGTGGCTCGACACCTACCAGGGCGTGATCCTGCCCTACCTGGCGTCCAGCGGATTCGGCGTGTTCCTCATGCGGCAGTTCATCCTCGGCGTGCCATCGGATCTGCTTGATGCGGCGCGGATCGACGGCACCTCCGAATTCGGTATCTACTGGCGCGTCATCATCCCGGCCGTGAAGCCGGCCATGGGCGCCCTGAGCATCTTCGGGTTCCTGGGGGCCTGGAACGAGTTTCTCTGGCCCATGATCGTGCTGCGGGACGCCGCCAAGTACACCCTGCCCCTCGGCCTGGCCAGCCTGGTGGGCGTCTACCGGCAGGAGTACGGCATGCTCATGGCCGGTACACTGCTGTCCATCCTGCCCATCATGGCCCTGTTCCTCGCGATGCAGCGGGAGTTCGTGCAGGGAATCACGCTGGGGGCGGTGAAGGAGTGA
- a CDS encoding sugar ABC transporter permease has protein sequence MKPRYAPYFFLAPFFTLFGVFMVYPLFDSIRLSTYSVRGMRNQTFVGLENIERLIADPLFWTALWNTAYFAAGSLLLQLPVALALALLLSNARLKGRNLFRLSFFSPVLISGVFIAVIFYLLYDRRYGLVNRVLGSEIQWLQDPDLVMPALVLAGVWRWAGFNMVYFLAGLQSIRQELYEAAAVDGAGPWQSFVHVTIPALKPVIAFVVITSMIGSFQLFDLPYVLTEGGPGNASMTMVMYLYKHGFEFINLGYAATIGWALAVVIGVISIIQVRFFGVFREN, from the coding sequence ATGAAGCCCCGGTACGCCCCCTACTTCTTCCTCGCGCCCTTCTTCACGCTCTTCGGGGTCTTCATGGTCTATCCCCTGTTCGATTCGATCCGTCTTAGCACGTACAGTGTCCGGGGCATGCGGAACCAGACCTTCGTGGGCCTCGAAAACATCGAGCGGCTGATCGCCGATCCGCTCTTCTGGACCGCCCTCTGGAACACGGCTTATTTCGCCGCGGGCAGCCTGCTCCTGCAACTGCCGGTGGCCCTGGCCCTCGCCCTGCTCCTCAGCAACGCCCGCCTGAAGGGCCGGAACCTGTTTCGGCTATCCTTCTTCTCACCGGTGTTGATTTCCGGCGTGTTCATTGCCGTGATCTTCTACCTGCTGTATGACCGGCGCTACGGTCTGGTGAATCGAGTCCTCGGTTCCGAAATCCAGTGGCTGCAGGATCCCGACCTGGTCATGCCCGCCCTCGTGCTGGCCGGCGTCTGGCGGTGGGCGGGATTCAACATGGTCTACTTCCTCGCGGGGCTTCAGAGTATCCGGCAGGAGCTTTACGAGGCGGCGGCCGTAGACGGCGCGGGACCCTGGCAGAGCTTCGTGCACGTGACGATCCCCGCCCTGAAACCCGTGATCGCTTTTGTGGTCATCACTTCCATGATCGGGTCGTTCCAGCTCTTCGATCTGCCTTACGTACTCACGGAGGGCGGTCCCGGCAACGCGAGCATGACCATGGTGATGTACTTGTACAAGCACGGATTCGAATTCATCAACCTCGGCTACGCGGCGACGATCGGGTGGGCCCTGGCCGTAGTCATCGGGGTGATCTCCATCATCCAGGTCCGGTTCTTCGGCGTATTCAGAGAAAACTGA
- a CDS encoding class I SAM-dependent methyltransferase, which translates to MTDQDRDRQYTMGRSDEETERLIEQSRLIRPITERFLRSAGVARGMRVLDIGSGAGDVALIAAELVGPEGEVVGVDMNPEILETARERVRQTGHRNVAFHAGDVQSLDLGDDFDALVGRLVLMYLPDPVATLKQLVTRLRPRGLVVFQEIDFTMTRSYSSEDTPLMTQLVDWIVEVFERSGANPNMG; encoded by the coding sequence ATGACAGATCAAGACCGCGATCGGCAATACACGATGGGACGCAGCGACGAAGAGACGGAACGGCTGATCGAGCAGTCCCGGCTAATCAGACCGATCACGGAGCGGTTTCTTCGTTCCGCCGGCGTTGCACGGGGAATGCGGGTCCTCGACATCGGCAGCGGCGCGGGCGACGTGGCGCTGATTGCAGCGGAGCTCGTGGGTCCGGAGGGGGAAGTCGTAGGTGTGGATATGAATCCGGAGATCCTGGAGACCGCCCGGGAACGGGTCCGGCAGACGGGGCACCGTAACGTGGCGTTCCATGCAGGCGATGTGCAGTCCTTGGATCTGGGCGACGATTTCGACGCCCTGGTCGGCAGGCTGGTGCTCATGTACCTGCCCGATCCCGTGGCCACACTCAAACAACTCGTAACACGATTGCGTCCCCGCGGCCTGGTCGTCTTCCAGGAGATCGATTTCACGATGACCCGGTCATACAGTAGCGAGGATACTCCGCTCATGACCCAGTTGGTCGATTGGATCGTGGAGGTATTTGAGCGATCCGGGGCGAACCCGAATATGGGA